The following are encoded in a window of Methanobrevibacter ruminantium M1 genomic DNA:
- a CDS encoding DUF2357 domain-containing protein, with protein MEQYIKINAIDNESNQLGTFKISKEYDGYIPSIENFNKEIILENLILYNVPIVEYFDNKTPIQYYKNDSFNANILLLEEYEYTIEFEGDLNLDVYESLKNSKNSPLKLLSNTNSGFLNFGSYVGKTFIDIYKDEGLLFKCPIEVRSRKINYAKDYATMIGDLSRFSSGLIYELNSPVYQSLEVSDINKTPYEDFMLLEYLFEDENLPSTVEYLSRNLYTLLEESREEVPSSLASNIGPNELVEVFSNSDNLERYDGLDNGHLDSVLSRTKGYLPLKINEIKYVDNIDTPENRFYKNFLLYIDDLIDDLIKRIDEGYSLDKLHEYKETLSYYLSSRYFLDISPMDYPPLNSQVLQKKEGYRDILEYYLLFEFGFKLNWNQVVDDFRGYEKKVYRLYEYWCYFELLDIVGELTDTEIRFDDLFIEENLNISLREGAIKRFDLNLSDLLDNDLPSSDDLDIRIDLMYNKTFNKDMAFHSYSVALRPDYTLSIEFGGNAYRIHFDAKYKLNINDESFKNDDIVKMHSYKDAIGDTIAAYVLYPGDRKEIFL; from the coding sequence ATGGAGCAATACATTAAAATAAATGCTATCGATAATGAATCTAATCAATTGGGAACATTCAAAATCTCAAAAGAATATGATGGATACATACCATCTATAGAAAACTTTAATAAAGAGATTATTTTAGAAAACCTTATCCTATACAATGTTCCAATAGTTGAATATTTTGATAATAAGACTCCCATTCAATACTATAAGAATGATAGCTTTAATGCAAATATTCTTCTTCTTGAGGAATATGAGTATACAATTGAATTTGAAGGCGATCTGAATCTTGATGTTTATGAAAGTTTAAAGAACAGCAAAAACAGTCCATTGAAGTTGCTGTCAAACACTAATTCTGGCTTTTTAAACTTTGGAAGCTATGTAGGCAAGACATTTATAGACATTTATAAGGATGAAGGCCTTCTTTTCAAATGCCCTATAGAGGTTCGTTCTCGCAAGATAAATTATGCTAAAGACTATGCCACTATGATTGGGGATTTGTCTCGTTTTTCTTCTGGTCTAATCTATGAGCTTAACTCCCCTGTCTATCAGTCATTGGAAGTAAGTGACATCAATAAGACTCCATATGAGGATTTTATGCTTCTTGAGTATCTATTTGAGGATGAGAATCTTCCATCCACTGTTGAGTATTTGTCTCGCAATTTGTATACTTTGCTTGAGGAGTCCAGGGAAGAAGTTCCAAGCTCCCTTGCATCTAATATTGGGCCTAATGAGCTTGTTGAGGTCTTTTCTAACAGTGATAATTTGGAAAGGTATGATGGCCTTGATAATGGTCATTTGGATTCTGTTTTGTCTAGAACTAAAGGATATCTTCCATTAAAGATAAATGAAATAAAGTATGTGGACAATATAGACACTCCTGAGAATCGATTCTATAAAAACTTTCTATTGTATATAGATGACTTGATTGATGATTTAATAAAAAGGATAGATGAAGGCTACTCTTTGGATAAGCTTCATGAATATAAGGAAACACTTAGCTATTATCTCTCTTCACGCTATTTTTTAGACATTTCTCCTATGGATTATCCTCCTCTTAATTCACAGGTTTTGCAGAAGAAAGAGGGTTATCGTGACATTCTTGAATATTATCTTTTATTTGAGTTCGGTTTCAAGCTTAACTGGAATCAGGTTGTTGATGATTTTCGTGGCTATGAGAAGAAGGTGTATCGTCTTTATGAATACTGGTGCTATTTTGAACTCTTGGATATAGTTGGTGAATTGACAGATACTGAAATACGTTTTGATGATCTTTTTATTGAAGAGAACTTGAACATCTCCCTTAGGGAAGGGGCTATCAAAAGATTTGACTTGAACTTGTCTGACTTGTTGGACAATGATTTGCCTTCATCTGATGATTTGGACATAAGGATAGACTTGATGTATAACAAGACCTTCAATAAGGATATGGCTTTTCATTCCTATTCAGTTGCCTTAAGGCCTGATTATACCTTGTCAATAGAGTTTGGGGGTAATGCTTATCGCATTCATTTCGATGCAAAGTATAAATTGAACATCAATGATGAATCCTTTAAGAATGATGATATTGTAAAGATGCATTCCTATAAGGATGCTATTGGGGATACAATTGCAGCATATGTGCTATATCCTGGAGATAGAAAAGAGATATTTTTATGA
- a CDS encoding PP2C family protein-serine/threonine phosphatase, which translates to MISKLKKTIISFIIMGVVSFAVTLLPISGGMSMLAPDLGLIYVLGLLFGPYGALGVALAIVTLNLINGFTLMETLPFEIFTFGVSYLGYRLWYSGFKTDTITKPKLDNSYHISLFLVSIIICGFIYSTVQGISFNLIFWVDRFYIMILFYFMSFTTMAFLYGIIGIWICNRYDCFETPKKSKRHVDKRIYQAIFCMIIITSIILATSFITTDDTTVRIIELIVLGIFLFAYLTKPFEYDITPNDKDTISGRIMRNFIIITFILGVLGIAISMISYSAYSQSDNVYLVLMWGPIITDTVLLLFLIPCIFILRYIEDKVVQPISSFSKIEGFIKENEKIDEDGLVKTYSKYTDEKTEIGTLARSYTELIKHNNNYIENIREIEGEKERINAELDIATKIQESSLPENPIKTNDFTVEGYSIPAKEVGGDFFDYYMVDDENLAIVIGDASGKGIPAAILSMITQFMIKNFLKQTLNPSEVLYSLNNQLSENNPECMFITLWLGIYNTRTKKVRFANGGHNPPLVKEDKKFKYLDIDTGLVLGITGDFDYINEEIILKDELIVYTDGITDATDEDSNIYGEDRLLKFLNEFKGDEVPIKPLISDVNTFSKGVEQFDDMTLLCLKLNK; encoded by the coding sequence ATGATATCTAAACTAAAGAAAACAATAATATCATTTATAATTATGGGAGTGGTTAGTTTCGCAGTCACTTTATTGCCCATATCTGGCGGAATGTCAATGTTAGCCCCAGATTTAGGATTAATATATGTTTTAGGATTACTATTCGGCCCATATGGTGCTTTAGGTGTCGCATTGGCAATCGTGACATTAAATTTAATAAACGGATTCACACTTATGGAAACACTGCCCTTTGAAATATTCACCTTTGGAGTCTCATATTTAGGATACAGGCTTTGGTACTCTGGATTTAAAACCGATACAATTACAAAGCCAAAACTAGATAACAGCTACCACATCTCCCTATTTTTAGTAAGCATCATCATCTGTGGATTTATCTATTCAACAGTCCAAGGAATCTCTTTTAACCTTATATTCTGGGTTGATAGATTTTATATAATGATCCTCTTTTATTTCATGAGCTTTACCACAATGGCATTTCTCTATGGAATAATAGGCATTTGGATCTGCAACAGATATGATTGTTTCGAAACACCAAAAAAATCAAAAAGACATGTTGACAAGAGAATATATCAGGCAATATTCTGCATGATAATCATCACATCAATAATCCTAGCCACATCATTTATAACTACTGATGATACAACGGTGCGAATCATAGAGTTGATAGTTTTGGGAATCTTCCTATTTGCCTATCTGACAAAGCCATTCGAATATGATATAACACCGAATGACAAGGATACAATCAGCGGAAGGATAATGCGGAATTTCATTATAATCACATTTATCCTTGGAGTTTTGGGAATAGCAATTTCCATGATCAGCTACAGTGCATATAGTCAAAGCGATAACGTCTACTTAGTATTAATGTGGGGACCTATAATAACCGATACGGTATTGCTCCTGTTCCTCATTCCTTGCATTTTTATCTTAAGATATATTGAAGACAAAGTAGTTCAGCCTATCTCATCATTTTCCAAAATCGAAGGATTCATTAAGGAAAATGAGAAGATTGATGAAGACGGATTGGTAAAGACCTATTCCAAGTATACCGATGAGAAGACAGAGATTGGAACACTTGCCCGCTCATATACCGAACTGATAAAGCACAATAACAACTATATCGAAAATATTCGAGAAATAGAAGGGGAAAAGGAAAGAATCAATGCAGAACTGGACATTGCAACTAAAATTCAAGAGTCATCACTTCCAGAAAATCCAATAAAAACAAATGACTTTACAGTGGAAGGCTATTCCATTCCTGCAAAAGAGGTAGGGGGAGACTTCTTTGATTACTATATGGTAGATGATGAAAATCTGGCTATAGTCATTGGTGACGCTTCAGGAAAAGGAATCCCAGCAGCCATACTTTCAATGATAACTCAATTCATGATCAAAAACTTTTTAAAACAAACTTTAAACCCTTCAGAGGTTTTATATTCTTTAAATAATCAGTTAAGTGAAAATAACCCTGAATGTATGTTCATAACATTATGGCTTGGAATATATAATACAAGGACTAAAAAAGTAAGATTTGCTAATGGCGGCCACAACCCTCCATTAGTAAAAGAAGACAAGAAATTCAAGTATTTGGACATTGATACAGGGCTTGTTTTAGGGATAACTGGAGACTTCGACTATATAAACGAAGAGATAATACTAAAGGACGAGCTGATAGTATATACCGATGGAATAACAGATGCCACAGATGAGGATTCCAATATATATGGCGAAGATAGACTTTTAAAATTCTTAAATGAGTTTAAAGGCGATGAAGTCCCTATAAAACCATTGATATCAGATGTAAACACTTTCTCTAAAGGTGTTGAACAGTTCGATGACATGACATTGCTATGCCTGAAGTTGAATAAATAA
- a CDS encoding MrcB family domain-containing protein: MEPTISSRLLIFIRNDLKNDINELLGEPKCGKGSAGIGNLAHMPWLDFTLHNIDENLGAINVAYLFKPDMSGFYLTFRALFYQEIEKKHGKYLLIYLKNKSRHIREFLEESNKLRDDFLFNMDFSEDTAVLKKHSAGTIVAKYYDASNVPSDEELINDLNYFLDLYAFVIDNYENKTDLSVDEWVKVLENKELIDDKMFSILEIMNEMDNYSATTSQISKKREELGFLDEKSYNSIIISNSRKIKEFLNKKPIYNDDGTENYWTRFFYGKNVDGAFEFKMKDELVEAFKKTNVEKRKKGGEEVTKNYNSFYDFLLDNGYLFDKGTIENYLLSLKVKPFAILTGNSGTGKTKLSQLFSQYISNNNPILVSEMNRLSKDTEDFVEVQVTTRRSSWNIFEKGKEMNPGWTISNEFFSNYLPIDQFSGEYQIEVDGIEGNGIISPVIQVYYDKNSLKLKKEFEKLYLSELESIEKDKENKVSHEIQLVGLELNVNSLENMVNTNFTKFKGDISFKKEITTTSIKPGEFIVPYEIFDYIPFNKNQMDCKIISCGRFSNANIHIKFKLRKLSKNIREYLEEKGVGAEIDVKIKNIDTSLERFNPDWSSAKRYSSEQIAQLNEKNIDLIDFNSQNYKIIPVGANWTENRNIVGYYNVITNKYQSTPAYDLITQAQKSDEPHFLILDEMNLSHVERYFADFLSAIESKEKIPLYGEEALEIPDNLFIIGTVNVDETTYMFSPKVLDRANVLEFKTYSAASYMNGDIKLSGPDGNLSYLENPLDGNNIRSKGIDELRELFDGVKVENKPFWNILSSEIEKFQSVLKVSGFDFGFRVINEIVRFMAVAWEYENKPDEFSNWERYFDAQIKQKMLPKLHGSEKIIGDTIDELHKICLDSSIDDVEMAKYPESYKKLTEMRKVLRKQRYVSFIN, translated from the coding sequence ATTGCTAATTTTTATTAGAAATGATTTAAAAAATGATATAAATGAGCTACTTGGTGAGCCAAAATGTGGTAAAGGTTCTGCAGGTATAGGTAATTTAGCTCATATGCCTTGGTTAGATTTTACATTGCATAATATTGATGAAAACTTAGGTGCTATTAATGTTGCTTATTTATTTAAACCAGATATGTCTGGATTTTATTTAACATTTAGAGCTTTATTTTATCAAGAAATTGAGAAAAAACATGGCAAATATTTATTAATTTATTTAAAAAATAAATCAAGACATATTAGAGAGTTTTTAGAGGAATCTAACAAACTTAGAGATGATTTTTTATTTAATATGGACTTCTCTGAAGACACAGCTGTACTAAAAAAACATAGTGCAGGAACAATTGTAGCAAAATATTATGATGCAAGTAATGTGCCTTCCGATGAGGAATTAATAAATGATTTAAATTATTTTTTAGATTTATATGCTTTTGTCATTGACAATTATGAAAATAAAACAGATCTTTCAGTAGATGAATGGGTCAAGGTTTTAGAAAATAAAGAATTAATTGATGATAAGATGTTTAGCATTTTAGAAATCATGAATGAAATGGATAATTATTCCGCTACTACAAGCCAGATTTCTAAAAAAAGGGAAGAATTAGGATTTTTGGATGAAAAGTCTTATAATAGTATTATTATTTCTAATTCAAGAAAAATTAAAGAATTCTTAAATAAAAAACCTATTTATAATGACGATGGTACCGAAAATTATTGGACAAGGTTCTTTTATGGAAAAAATGTTGATGGTGCTTTTGAATTTAAAATGAAGGATGAATTAGTTGAAGCTTTTAAAAAAACTAATGTGGAAAAACGAAAAAAAGGTGGGGAAGAAGTGACTAAAAACTATAACTCTTTTTATGATTTCCTTTTAGATAATGGTTATTTGTTTGATAAAGGAACTATTGAGAATTATTTGCTTTCTTTAAAGGTTAAGCCATTTGCTATTTTGACTGGTAACTCTGGAACTGGGAAAACTAAATTATCTCAATTGTTTTCTCAATATATTTCTAATAATAATCCTATTTTAGTTTCTGAAATGAATAGATTATCAAAAGATACTGAAGATTTTGTAGAGGTTCAGGTTACTACAAGAAGATCTTCGTGGAATATTTTTGAAAAAGGTAAAGAAATGAACCCTGGTTGGACAATATCAAATGAATTTTTTAGTAATTATTTGCCTATTGATCAATTTAGTGGTGAATATCAAATTGAAGTTGATGGAATTGAAGGTAATGGGATTATTAGTCCTGTAATTCAAGTATATTATGATAAAAATAGTTTAAAACTTAAAAAAGAGTTTGAAAAATTGTATTTATCCGAATTAGAATCAATAGAAAAAGATAAAGAAAATAAAGTTTCACACGAAATTCAATTAGTTGGTTTAGAATTAAATGTTAATTCTCTTGAAAATATGGTTAATACTAATTTTACAAAATTTAAGGGAGATATAAGTTTTAAAAAAGAAATTACAACAACTTCTATTAAACCAGGAGAATTCATTGTTCCTTATGAAATATTTGATTATATACCTTTTAATAAGAATCAAATGGATTGTAAAATAATTTCTTGTGGAAGATTTTCTAATGCTAATATCCATATTAAGTTTAAATTAAGAAAATTAAGTAAAAATATCCGAGAGTATTTGGAAGAGAAGGGTGTAGGGGCTGAAATTGATGTTAAAATTAAAAATATTGACACTTCTTTAGAAAGATTTAATCCAGATTGGAGTTCAGCTAAAAGATATTCTTCAGAGCAAATTGCACAATTAAACGAAAAGAATATTGATTTAATCGACTTTAATTCTCAAAATTACAAAATAATCCCTGTAGGTGCTAATTGGACTGAAAACAGAAACATAGTAGGCTATTACAATGTAATAACCAATAAATATCAATCCACTCCAGCATATGACTTAATCACACAGGCACAAAAGTCTGATGAACCTCACTTCTTAATTCTTGATGAAATGAACCTTTCCCATGTAGAGCGCTACTTTGCAGACTTTTTATCAGCTATTGAAAGTAAAGAAAAAATACCTCTCTATGGAGAAGAAGCTTTAGAAATCCCTGATAATCTGTTTATCATAGGAACAGTCAATGTAGATGAAACAACATACATGTTCTCTCCTAAGGTTCTAGATCGTGCTAATGTCCTTGAATTTAAAACATATTCTGCTGCATCCTATATGAATGGCGATATTAAACTATCTGGTCCTGATGGAAACCTATCATATTTAGAAAATCCATTGGATGGTAATAATATTCGTAGTAAGGGAATAGATGAATTAAGAGAGTTATTTGATGGAGTTAAAGTAGAAAATAAACCTTTCTGGAACATTTTATCTTCAGAGATTGAAAAGTTCCAATCTGTATTAAAAGTATCTGGATTTGATTTCGGTTTCCGTGTAATTAATGAAATAGTTCGTTTCATGGCTGTAGCATGGGAATATGAGAACAAGCCTGATGAATTTAGCAATTGGGAAAGATATTTTGATGCCCAAATAAAGCAAAAGATGCTTCCAAAATTACATGGCTCCGAAAAGATCATTGGAGATACAATTGATGAGCTTCACAAGATCTGCTTGGACAGTTCCATTGATGATGTGGAGATGGCTAAATATCCAGAATCCTATAAGAAATTAACTGAGATGAGAAAAGTGCTTCGTAAGCAAAGATATGTTTCATTCATTAACTAA
- a CDS encoding lectin like domain-containing protein, with protein sequence MKSKLFILLIIISILISISSVSASELQADASNIDNDYQTNMEFDPICNDESNQNQDLNLKNNNEHILKEENTNPPEIEDETCFTTLYQEINQSDDELNLTHDYIFNKSYDNASLYQMYYGPLISVNKTNFTINGNGHIIDGNEMGAEFDFENNKGEIVINDLTFKNFNQTVLQIYGKLTLNNVNFTESFESLESIIFVSKGVLNVNNCSFYSNRAKNIISGSQSNITVNNSIFSGNGNYERAISANRWQLVIHNSRFENFTFKNGAIIDFKGYYLDLENSSFNNIHSNLSGGAILGKYFPAYIKVANKTQYLPSDPMIIKNCRFENISCLNDGGAIHFDFDSGSQRIAQSLNIIDSNFTNCSSKYGGAISILGGGLNLEKSNLLNNYASFEGGAIYSSWTNINITDSSIKNNKAEKNAGAIYFDKGNLSIKSSDIINNSALEESPTTANAIYAHDVAADFSDSTFDNGGIAVYADFASHSNFTNVNKNDDIFLMDNHNYIVSVETPGIKLNLTNNEIIVDSLPSKFNSQDWGWTTPGKVQGDNDDCWAFATIASIETGLGKSTGVLYNLSQNYVQKLQLKYYEVGDLRNSLTGFITSGLGYALSWYGVLPTDAAYDDRGMIADSDMNVPRIHVQDAMFIYTGENNTIDQLKKAIIKYGAVTVQYWAYREGEEILSEGEDISIMEHNTHFISLVGWDDNFTNDFGGAPGCWITKDSLFGYSNTEYINFADIDYFAIVPLRVAVAYIFENDIDYHVNYQTDLTCLAGFDQNYTIYSNEFTSKYDELIGAVGTYFNESGIKYSFDIFVNDKKVQTQNGTSEYAGFRTIVLNNYIPIKSGDQFKVVFKSNSVPYQAWSRVHYLNGTSLVSADGSTWTDFAPLNKTVCLKVYTLNDTTKLADANDMIIEYGEDSYFSVRAATENNISVGPGEEVTFTINNNTTTVKTNDEGVAKIKISEAPGTYKITSSYNNQSYENNITIISRERTSTRILYQNMSTVAVNSKVDGRIGKYFEVNLTDDEGQPLNNMPVQIGFNGAVYNRTTNATGGVKLQINLGYEGSYTFAIAFLGDNKYAGSFEVAIIKVSKQAPKITAPAKTYKASAKTKTITATFLSDKGHGVKGKKINFVINGKTYTGTTNDKGVASVKVSLNKKGTYTCTAKFAGDGMYKATSTNFKVKII encoded by the coding sequence ATGAAATCTAAACTTTTTATACTTCTAATCATTATCTCTATTCTAATAAGCATTTCATCAGTTTCAGCAAGTGAACTCCAAGCTGATGCATCAAATATAGATAATGATTATCAAACAAACATGGAATTTGATCCTATCTGCAATGATGAATCAAATCAAAACCAGGATTTAAATCTGAAAAACAATAATGAACATATTTTAAAAGAAGAGAACACAAACCCCCCAGAAATAGAAGATGAAACATGCTTTACAACTTTATATCAGGAAATCAATCAATCAGATGATGAGCTAAACCTCACACATGACTATATATTCAATAAAAGCTATGACAATGCCAGCTTATACCAAATGTATTACGGCCCATTAATTTCAGTGAATAAGACCAATTTTACAATCAATGGAAATGGCCATATCATCGACGGAAATGAAATGGGGGCAGAATTTGATTTTGAAAACAATAAGGGAGAAATTGTAATTAATGACTTGACATTTAAGAATTTCAACCAAACAGTTTTACAAATTTACGGAAAGCTTACATTAAACAATGTCAACTTTACAGAGAGCTTTGAATCACTTGAAAGCATTATATTTGTAAGCAAGGGCGTCTTGAATGTAAATAATTGCAGTTTTTATTCAAACCGCGCAAAGAATATCATAAGCGGATCCCAGTCAAATATAACCGTAAACAATTCAATCTTTTCTGGAAATGGCAATTATGAAAGAGCAATTTCAGCCAACAGATGGCAGCTGGTCATCCACAATTCCAGATTTGAAAATTTCACTTTCAAGAACGGTGCAATAATTGATTTCAAGGGATATTACCTAGATCTAGAAAACTCAAGTTTCAATAATATACATTCCAATTTAAGTGGCGGAGCAATACTTGGAAAATACTTCCCCGCCTATATAAAAGTAGCTAATAAAACCCAATACCTTCCATCAGACCCTATGATAATCAAAAACTGCAGATTTGAAAACATTTCCTGCCTCAACGACGGGGGAGCAATTCACTTTGACTTTGACTCAGGATCCCAAAGGATTGCCCAAAGCCTAAACATTATCGATTCCAATTTCACAAACTGCAGCAGCAAATATGGAGGGGCAATATCAATTCTAGGAGGAGGATTGAATCTCGAAAAAAGCAATTTACTAAATAACTATGCAAGCTTCGAGGGAGGTGCAATATACTCCTCATGGACCAACATTAACATTACAGATTCCAGCATAAAAAACAATAAGGCAGAAAAGAATGCAGGAGCGATATACTTTGACAAAGGAAACCTATCAATCAAATCCTCCGATATCATCAATAACAGCGCTCTTGAGGAATCCCCAACTACCGCAAATGCAATCTATGCCCATGACGTTGCAGCGGATTTCAGTGACTCCACATTTGACAATGGGGGAATTGCAGTCTATGCAGACTTTGCAAGCCATTCAAATTTCACAAACGTCAATAAGAATGATGACATATTCCTCATGGACAATCATAATTACATCGTTTCAGTTGAAACCCCTGGAATAAAACTCAATCTAACAAATAATGAAATAATTGTTGACTCCCTCCCATCCAAATTCAATTCACAGGATTGGGGATGGACAACACCTGGAAAAGTCCAGGGAGACAATGACGACTGCTGGGCATTTGCAACAATAGCCTCCATTGAAACAGGCCTTGGCAAATCCACAGGAGTGCTCTACAATCTCTCACAGAACTATGTGCAGAAGCTTCAATTGAAATATTATGAAGTGGGGGATTTGAGAAACAGCCTGACAGGATTCATAACCAGCGGCTTAGGCTATGCATTAAGCTGGTATGGGGTCTTGCCTACAGATGCAGCTTATGATGACCGTGGAATGATTGCAGATAGTGATATGAATGTTCCTAGAATCCACGTTCAGGATGCAATGTTCATATATACAGGAGAAAACAACACAATAGATCAATTGAAAAAAGCGATAATTAAATACGGCGCTGTCACTGTGCAATACTGGGCATATAGAGAAGGTGAGGAAATACTAAGCGAAGGAGAGGACATTTCCATTATGGAACATAACACCCATTTCATTTCACTTGTAGGATGGGACGACAATTTTACAAATGATTTTGGCGGAGCCCCAGGGTGTTGGATAACCAAGGATTCCCTTTTCGGATACTCAAATACAGAATACATCAATTTCGCGGACATAGACTATTTTGCCATTGTGCCTTTAAGGGTTGCAGTAGCCTATATCTTTGAAAACGACATTGACTATCATGTAAACTATCAGACAGACCTTACCTGCCTTGCAGGATTTGACCAAAACTATACAATCTATTCAAATGAGTTCACTTCAAAGTACGACGAGCTGATAGGAGCAGTAGGAACCTATTTCAATGAATCAGGAATAAAATACTCCTTTGACATATTTGTAAACGACAAAAAGGTCCAAACCCAAAACGGAACAAGCGAATATGCAGGATTTAGGACAATAGTTTTAAATAATTACATCCCTATTAAGTCTGGAGACCAGTTCAAGGTAGTCTTCAAGAGCAATTCAGTTCCTTATCAGGCATGGTCTAGGGTCCATTACCTAAATGGAACATCCCTTGTAAGCGCTGATGGAAGCACTTGGACCGACTTTGCTCCTTTAAATAAGACTGTCTGTCTTAAAGTATACACACTCAATGACACTACAAAATTAGCAGACGCCAATGACATGATTATTGAATATGGCGAAGATTCCTATTTCAGCGTAAGGGCTGCAACAGAGAATAATATATCTGTAGGACCAGGAGAGGAAGTCACTTTCACCATCAATAATAATACAACAACAGTTAAAACTAATGATGAGGGTGTGGCCAAAATAAAGATAAGCGAAGCTCCAGGAACATACAAGATAACAAGCAGCTACAATAATCAAAGCTATGAAAACAATATAACAATAATTAGCAGAGAAAGAACAAGCACAAGAATCCTATATCAGAACATGAGCACAGTGGCTGTCAATTCCAAGGTCGATGGCAGGATAGGCAAATACTTTGAAGTAAACCTAACCGACGATGAAGGACAGCCGTTAAATAACATGCCAGTTCAAATAGGATTCAATGGAGCAGTCTATAATCGTACAACAAATGCTACAGGCGGTGTAAAACTACAGATCAACCTTGGATATGAAGGCTCATACACCTTTGCAATAGCATTCTTGGGAGACAATAAATATGCAGGCTCATTTGAAGTTGCAATCATCAAAGTCAGCAAGCAAGCTCCTAAGATAACCGCACCTGCAAAGACATATAAAGCCAGTGCAAAGACAAAGACAATCACTGCAACATTCCTATCCGATAAAGGACATGGAGTAAAAGGCAAGAAGATCAACTTTGTTATAAACGGCAAGACCTATACAGGCACAACAAATGATAAGGGAGTTGCTAGCGTAAAGGTTTCTTTAAATAAAAAAGGAACATACACCTGTACAGCCAAATTTGCAGGAGATGGAATGTATAAGGCAACTAGCACTAATTTCAAGGTGAAAATAATATAG
- a CDS encoding NAD(P)-dependent alcohol dehydrogenase, whose translation MKGLARIEQDVLGWVDAELDECGPYDAICKPLAMAPCTSDVHIVWGHAYMSDAPNRVVGHEATGEVIKVGDKVKDFKPGDRVIVPAITPDWLTVPAEQGFSQHCYGMGTGMSFVTFKHGVFAEQFHVNQADANLAHLPDNVSLEQAVMISDMMTTGFYAAELADIQFGDTVACFGIGPVGLMALAGAQVKGASHLIAVGSRPAAIKVAKEYGAHDIVDYHNGSTVEQIMELTDGKGVDKVVIGGGGKDTLSEALSVLKVGGVIGNVLHYDGIETIPVDGLSWGQGLADKTIRGGVCPGGRARMEKLANLIEYGRFDSSKLITHKFDKFEDIEEAMILMRDKPRDMIKPAVILDE comes from the coding sequence ATGAAAGGATTGGCAAGAATCGAACAAGATGTACTTGGCTGGGTTGATGCTGAGCTAGACGAATGCGGACCTTATGATGCTATCTGTAAGCCATTGGCTATGGCACCATGTACCTCTGACGTCCATATTGTATGGGGTCATGCATACATGAGCGATGCACCTAACCGTGTAGTTGGACACGAAGCAACTGGTGAGGTCATTAAAGTTGGGGATAAGGTTAAGGACTTCAAGCCTGGAGACCGTGTAATCGTTCCTGCAATCACACCTGATTGGCTGACTGTGCCAGCTGAACAAGGATTCTCCCAACACTGTTATGGTATGGGTACAGGAATGAGTTTTGTAACCTTTAAGCATGGGGTCTTTGCAGAGCAATTCCATGTAAACCAAGCTGACGCTAACTTGGCTCACTTGCCTGATAATGTAAGCCTTGAACAGGCTGTAATGATTTCAGACATGATGACCACCGGATTCTATGCTGCAGAGCTTGCAGACATTCAATTTGGTGATACTGTAGCTTGCTTTGGTATAGGTCCTGTAGGACTTATGGCATTAGCTGGTGCTCAAGTTAAGGGTGCTTCTCACCTCATTGCTGTAGGAAGCCGTCCAGCAGCTATCAAGGTTGCTAAAGAATATGGTGCACATGATATTGTAGACTATCACAACGGCAGTACAGTAGAACAGATCATGGAATTGACCGATGGAAAAGGAGTAGATAAGGTTGTAATCGGTGGAGGAGGTAAGGATACCCTCTCTGAAGCTTTGTCTGTTCTTAAGGTCGGTGGTGTAATTGGAAACGTATTGCACTATGACGGTATTGAAACCATACCTGTAGACGGTCTTTCATGGGGTCAAGGACTTGCTGACAAGACCATTCGTGGAGGAGTATGTCCTGGTGGACGTGCCAGAATGGAAAAATTAGCTAATCTTATTGAATATGGTCGTTTCGACTCTTCTAAATTGATCACTCATAAGTTTGATAAGTTTGAAGACATTGAAGAAGCTATGATTCTTATGAGAGATAAGCCAAGGGACATGATTAAGCCTGCGGTTATTTTAGATGAATAG